A genomic stretch from Deinococcus radiotolerans includes:
- the aat gene encoding leucyl/phenylalanyl-tRNA--protein transferase encodes MRGAQPWLTHPDPLTRQVARAYAQGAFLMDNGDGVQFYSVEDRAIVPLTEADGLHVARRLKRDLRHFTYQVDTNFDAVLAGCRGLLPGSPPRDGEWISDELTAIYSHLHATGLAHSFEAYKGGKLAGGVLGLALGGAFIAESKFHRITNGSKAALIGLATHLHARGFTLLDAQLQNPHLATLGVYEISADEYARRLQTALSTDATP; translated from the coding sequence GTGCGTGGCGCCCAGCCCTGGCTGACCCACCCCGACCCCCTGACCCGGCAGGTCGCCCGCGCCTACGCCCAGGGCGCGTTCCTGATGGACAACGGCGACGGCGTGCAGTTCTACAGCGTCGAGGACCGCGCCATCGTCCCCCTGACCGAAGCCGACGGACTGCACGTCGCCCGCCGCCTGAAACGCGACCTGCGGCACTTCACATACCAAGTCGATACCAACTTCGATGCCGTCCTCGCCGGGTGCCGCGGCCTGCTGCCCGGCAGCCCCCCCCGCGACGGCGAATGGATCAGCGACGAACTTACCGCCATCTACAGCCACCTCCACGCCACCGGCCTCGCGCACTCCTTCGAAGCGTACAAAGGCGGGAAACTCGCAGGGGGCGTCCTCGGCCTCGCGCTGGGCGGCGCCTTCATCGCCGAGAGCAAATTCCACCGCATCACGAACGGCAGCAAGGCCGCCCTGATCGGCCTCGCCACGCACCTGCACGCGCGCGGCTTCACGCTTCTGGACGCGCAGCTCCAGAACCCGCACCTCGCCACCCTCGGCGTGTACGAGATCAGCGCCGACGAGTA
- a CDS encoding PaaI family thioesterase, protein MTTPRPVPSPDDLTAFGAGHLPGLIGIRFTHAERGLLRSELSIRPDLLAPNGFLHAASVIALADTTCGYGTRLLLPDGAQSFTTIELKSNHLGTARDGTITCEAQNVHAGRTTQVWDAEVRAPDGKLMALFRCTQAVLYPR, encoded by the coding sequence ATGACCACCCCCCGACCCGTGCCCAGCCCGGACGACCTGACCGCGTTCGGCGCGGGCCACCTGCCCGGACTCATCGGCATCCGCTTCACGCACGCCGAGCGCGGGCTGCTGCGCAGCGAACTGAGCATCCGGCCCGACCTGCTCGCCCCGAACGGCTTCCTGCACGCCGCGAGCGTCATCGCGCTGGCCGACACCACCTGCGGCTACGGCACCCGCCTGCTCCTGCCCGACGGCGCACAGTCCTTCACCACCATCGAACTCAAGAGCAACCACCTCGGCACCGCCCGCGACGGCACCATCACCTGCGAGGCCCAGAACGTCCACGCCGGGCGCACCACCCAGGTCTGGGACGCCGAGGTCCGCGCGCCCGACGGCAAACTCATGGCCCTGTTCCGCTGCACGCAGGCCGTGCTGTACCCCCGCTGA
- the recF gene encoding DNA replication/repair protein RecF (All proteins in this family for which functions are known are DNA-binding proteins that assist the filamentation of RecA onto DNA for the initiation of recombination or recombinational repair.), with product MRLDSLSTLNYRNLAPCTLLFPAGVTGVFGENGAGKTNLLEAAFLALTGLTDVTRLEQLVQQGETEAYVRADLESSGSLSVQEVGLGRGRRQLKVDGVRVRTGDLPRGSAVWIRPEDSELVFGSPSGRRAFLDSLLSRLSARYAEVLSRYERTVSQRNAALRGGEEWAMHVWDESLVRLGTEIMTVRRRALVRLNELAAEANAALGSRKSLTLSLAESTTPEAYAQDLASRRAEELARGSTATGPHRDDLVLTLGDFPASEYASRGEGRTVALALRRAELELLAERFGERPVLLIDDFSAELDPGRRAFLLDLASSVPQAIVTGTERAPGAALTLRAHGGRFTPEVTPEPVAAADGEVRA from the coding sequence GTGCGTCTGGATTCGCTGTCCACCCTGAATTACCGGAATCTCGCCCCGTGTACCTTGCTGTTCCCGGCGGGCGTGACCGGTGTGTTCGGGGAGAACGGCGCGGGCAAGACGAACCTGCTGGAGGCGGCGTTCCTGGCGCTGACCGGCCTGACGGACGTGACGCGCCTGGAGCAACTGGTGCAGCAGGGCGAGACGGAAGCGTACGTGCGGGCGGATCTGGAGAGCAGCGGGAGCCTGAGTGTGCAGGAGGTCGGGCTGGGGCGCGGGCGGCGGCAACTGAAGGTGGACGGCGTGCGGGTGCGCACCGGGGACCTGCCGCGTGGGAGTGCCGTGTGGATCCGCCCTGAGGACAGCGAGCTGGTGTTCGGGTCGCCGTCGGGGCGGCGGGCGTTTCTGGATTCGCTGCTGTCGCGCCTGAGTGCGCGTTACGCGGAGGTGCTGTCGCGGTACGAGCGGACGGTGTCGCAGCGCAACGCGGCTCTGCGGGGCGGTGAGGAGTGGGCGATGCACGTCTGGGACGAGTCCCTGGTGCGCCTGGGCACGGAGATCATGACGGTGCGCCGCCGGGCGCTGGTGCGCCTGAACGAACTGGCGGCCGAGGCGAACGCGGCGCTGGGCAGCCGCAAGAGCCTGACGTTGAGCCTCGCGGAGTCCACCACGCCTGAAGCCTACGCGCAGGATCTCGCGTCGCGCCGAGCGGAGGAACTCGCGCGGGGCAGCACCGCGACTGGCCCGCACCGGGACGATCTGGTGCTGACGCTGGGGGACTTCCCGGCCAGCGAGTACGCCAGCCGCGGCGAGGGCCGCACGGTGGCGCTGGCGCTGCGCCGCGCGGAGCTGGAACTGCTCGCGGAACGCTTCGGCGAGCGGCCTGTGCTGCTCATCGATGATTTCTCCGCGGAACTTGATCCGGGGCGGCGGGCGTTCCTGCTGGATCTGGCGTCCAGCGTGCCGCAGGCGATCGTGACGGGCACCGAGCGCGCGCCCGGCGCGGCCCTGACGCTGCGCGCCCACGGGGGCCGCTTCACGCCCGAGGTGACACCTGAACCGGTGGCCGCCGCTGACGGTGAGGTGCGCGCGTGA
- a CDS encoding DUF721 domain-containing protein, which yields MSGPLRLGDLMGATLGSAKLTRGIQRARAILLWPQAVGPEIARITRPRTQQGSTLFIEVRDSAAAHHLSMQRHHFLKALNALLPDAPLTDLRFSVGTVREPTAPVAVAPLPAPDRARARQLVQDVPDDLKSAALRAAEAITRARKWREEQGWRPCPVCGEASREQPCRACTLTLDDPNVRRAARTLMRRPHQLEALREVLGNSGVQAARFLALRQLEEQLDLLALECVRSGEDGGYQGFLTEQAALYLTLLLGRPRQALKRSDRAHLPERVRHVLNATG from the coding sequence ATGAGCGGCCCGCTGCGGCTGGGCGACCTGATGGGCGCCACGCTGGGCAGCGCGAAACTCACGCGGGGTATTCAGCGGGCGCGGGCGATCCTGCTGTGGCCGCAGGCGGTCGGCCCGGAAATCGCGCGGATCACGCGGCCCCGCACGCAGCAGGGCAGCACGCTGTTCATCGAGGTGCGCGACAGCGCGGCGGCGCATCACCTCAGCATGCAGCGGCATCACTTCCTGAAGGCCCTGAACGCCCTGCTGCCGGACGCGCCGCTGACGGACCTGCGCTTCAGTGTGGGCACCGTGCGTGAACCGACCGCGCCGGTCGCCGTGGCGCCGCTGCCCGCCCCGGACCGCGCGCGGGCACGCCAGCTGGTGCAGGACGTACCGGACGACCTGAAAAGCGCCGCGCTGCGGGCCGCTGAGGCGATCACGCGCGCACGCAAGTGGCGGGAGGAGCAGGGGTGGCGGCCCTGCCCGGTGTGCGGCGAGGCGAGCCGCGAGCAGCCCTGCCGCGCCTGCACGCTGACCCTGGACGACCCGAACGTCCGCCGCGCGGCCCGCACGCTGATGCGCCGCCCGCACCAGCTGGAGGCGCTGCGCGAGGTCCTCGGGAACAGTGGCGTGCAGGCCGCGCGGTTCCTGGCGCTGCGGCAGCTGGAAGAACAACTGGACCTGCTGGCCCTGGAATGCGTGCGCAGCGGCGAGGACGGCGGGTACCAGGGGTTCCTGACCGAGCAGGCGGCGCTGTACCTGACGCTGCTGCTGGGCCGCCCACGCCAGGCCCTGAAACGCAGTGACCGCGCGCACCTCCCAGAGCGGGTGCGTCACGTCCTGAACGCCACCGGCTGA
- a CDS encoding MogA/MoaB family molybdenum cofactor biosynthesis protein translates to MTDAPDGTLTTSSLQAAPGGSAGSHRDAAPRLVRVALLTISDTRTPDTDTSGQYLRAQLEAQGHEVVAYRVVKDDAVQIRSALVAFTREATIVLTSGGTGITGRDVTVPVLESLITKPIPGFGELFRMLSYQQVGGAAMLSRAVAGLVRGAVVFAMPGSLNAVQTAWEGILKGEIGHLAFEVERHGQPGVFTAPAAVDPARMPPQPGAGGGVAAGLGRHQKGSE, encoded by the coding sequence ATGACGGACGCCCCGGACGGCACCTTGACCACCTCTTCCCTTCAGGCCGCGCCGGGCGGGTCCGCCGGATCGCACCGGGACGCCGCCCCACGGCTGGTGCGCGTGGCGCTCCTGACCATCAGTGACACGCGCACGCCCGACACGGACACCAGCGGCCAGTACCTGCGGGCGCAGCTGGAGGCGCAGGGGCACGAGGTGGTCGCCTACCGCGTCGTGAAGGACGACGCCGTGCAGATCCGCAGCGCCCTCGTGGCCTTCACGCGTGAGGCGACCATCGTCCTTACCAGCGGCGGAACCGGCATCACAGGGCGGGACGTGACCGTGCCCGTCCTGGAGAGCCTGATCACCAAACCCATTCCCGGCTTCGGTGAGCTGTTCCGGATGCTCAGCTACCAGCAGGTGGGGGGTGCGGCCATGCTGTCGCGCGCCGTGGCGGGCCTGGTGCGCGGCGCGGTGGTGTTCGCCATGCCGGGCAGCCTGAACGCCGTGCAGACGGCCTGGGAGGGCATCCTGAAGGGCGAGATCGGGCACCTGGCCTTCGAGGTGGAACGGCACGGGCAGCCCGGCGTCTTCACGGCCCCTGCAGCCGTGGACCCGGCCCGCATGCCGCCGCAACCGGGTGCAGGCGGCGGGGTGGCCGCCGGGCTGGGCCGCCACCAGAAGGGCAGCGAATGA
- a CDS encoding DEAD/DEAH box helicase, producing MTQHTRAPRRASTAPSAASTAPAPTVRDWQTLLGDRTPTPVQAQAIPALLDGRDVITTARTGSGKTLAFLIPAAARGIGMRQTRGMQPEALVITPTRELAVQIRDVATELGMTAGRITGGITPGQTTREASGKGLITGTPGRLKDLIGRGELRLNNLRYVVLDEADELLSLGFLRDVGDILRHARDQQPQGRTLQIAMASATFPAEIRDVAQRFMHNLARIDVAPTPGADATGDILGGVSTATHLLQHTTKDALLTDAARHTRAALKEPGGCVVLFSRTKHLVKRRAQHLGDLLPGEQVSPLEGNMDQKKRERTMQALRDGQSRILVATDIAGRGIDLPEVRLVIHLDVAATAEDHVHRSGRTARAGRDGTNLILLAPEQRALWQGIRRKLPAALQPPATPEERQIDPEVQEKRGQGRGQSQNQGRGGQQPRSSQGGSQGQRQSAPRQGQQGSRSEGRPQRNDARAQQRQDTPGTGAGRVGPQRPKRRR from the coding sequence ATGACCCAGCACACCCGCGCGCCCCGCCGCGCCAGCACCGCCCCCTCCGCCGCCAGCACTGCCCCCGCCCCCACCGTGCGCGACTGGCAGACCCTCCTGGGCGACCGCACGCCCACCCCCGTGCAGGCCCAGGCGATCCCCGCCCTGCTGGACGGCCGGGACGTCATCACCACGGCCCGCACCGGCAGCGGCAAGACCCTGGCCTTCCTGATCCCCGCCGCTGCGCGCGGCATCGGCATGCGCCAGACGCGCGGCATGCAGCCTGAAGCGCTGGTCATCACGCCCACCCGCGAACTGGCCGTGCAGATCCGCGACGTCGCCACCGAACTCGGCATGACCGCCGGACGCATCACGGGCGGCATCACCCCCGGCCAGACCACCCGCGAGGCCAGCGGCAAGGGCCTGATCACCGGCACGCCCGGCCGCCTGAAGGACCTGATCGGACGCGGCGAACTGCGCCTGAACAACCTGCGCTACGTCGTGCTGGACGAAGCGGACGAACTGCTCTCGCTGGGCTTCCTGCGGGATGTGGGTGACATCCTGCGTCACGCCCGCGACCAACAGCCGCAGGGCCGCACCCTCCAGATCGCCATGGCCTCCGCGACGTTCCCCGCCGAGATCCGCGACGTCGCGCAGCGCTTCATGCACAACCTCGCGCGCATCGACGTGGCCCCCACCCCCGGCGCGGACGCCACCGGCGACATCCTGGGCGGCGTCAGCACCGCCACGCACCTCCTCCAGCACACCACCAAGGACGCCCTCCTGACCGACGCGGCCCGCCACACCCGCGCCGCCCTGAAAGAACCCGGCGGCTGCGTCGTGCTGTTCAGCCGCACCAAGCACCTCGTCAAGCGCCGCGCCCAGCACCTCGGCGACCTCCTGCCCGGCGAGCAGGTCAGCCCCCTCGAGGGCAACATGGACCAGAAGAAACGCGAACGCACCATGCAGGCGCTCCGCGACGGACAGTCCCGCATCCTGGTCGCCACCGACATCGCCGGACGCGGCATCGACCTGCCCGAGGTGCGCCTCGTGATTCACTTGGACGTCGCCGCCACCGCCGAGGACCACGTCCACCGCTCAGGCCGCACCGCCCGCGCAGGACGCGACGGCACCAACCTGATCCTCCTAGCGCCCGAACAGCGCGCCCTGTGGCAGGGCATCCGCCGTAAACTCCCCGCCGCACTGCAACCCCCCGCCACGCCCGAAGAACGCCAGATCGACCCTGAAGTACAGGAAAAACGCGGCCAGGGACGCGGCCAGAGCCAGAACCAGGGCCGCGGCGGCCAGCAACCCCGCAGCAGCCAGGGCGGGAGTCAGGGTCAGCGCCAGAGTGCCCCCCGCCAGGGCCAGCAGGGCAGCCGCAGTGAGGGACGCCCCCAGCGCAACGATGCGCGTGCTCAGCAGCGCCAGGACACCCCTGGCACCGGCGCCGGCCGCGTCGGCCCCCAACGCCCCAAACGCCGCCGCTGA
- a CDS encoding peroxiredoxin, with amino-acid sequence MALSTGDILPEFVAVQDNGRPYEPTPGRWRVLFFFPKTVTTHCQLQARQYQARLAGFEDLNVDVVGINGDPRQDQLHFRSTCKLGYPLVNDGDQEISRAFDLLDNPWPGEAVGRPKRETFLVDPRGVIRRHWTGVDPAQDAQVVLEAVQDIQQGETELLLA; translated from the coding sequence ATGGCGCTTTCCACTGGTGACATCCTTCCAGAGTTCGTGGCAGTTCAGGACAATGGCCGCCCGTATGAGCCGACGCCCGGCCGCTGGCGCGTGCTGTTCTTCTTTCCTAAGACGGTCACCACGCACTGTCAATTGCAGGCCCGGCAGTATCAGGCGCGCCTTGCGGGCTTTGAGGACTTGAATGTTGATGTGGTGGGCATCAACGGGGATCCTCGGCAGGATCAGCTGCACTTCCGCTCGACGTGCAAGCTGGGCTACCCGCTCGTGAACGATGGGGATCAAGAGATCAGCCGCGCGTTTGACCTGCTGGATAACCCGTGGCCGGGCGAGGCGGTGGGCCGACCGAAGCGCGAGACGTTCCTGGTGGATCCTCGGGGCGTCATCCGCCGGCACTGGACGGGTGTAGACCCAGCGCAGGATGCACAGGTGGTCCTGGAAGCTGTGCAGGACATTCAGCAGGGCGAGACGGAGCTCCTGCTGGCTTGA
- a CDS encoding YciE/YciF ferroxidase family protein, with the protein MTTLKNLQDLYVEQLKDLYSAETQLVQALPKMAAAASDAQLKQGFERHLDQTKVHVQRLEGLFKSLNKDPGGHTCKAMQGLIAEGEEMIKENAAPDVKDAGLIAAAQRVEHYEIAGYGTVVRYAEVLGLPDHMMQLRMTEQEEKDTDLTLTSAANTINLKAARA; encoded by the coding sequence ATGACGACCTTGAAGAACCTGCAGGACCTGTACGTTGAACAACTCAAGGACTTGTACTCTGCTGAGACGCAGCTTGTTCAGGCGCTGCCGAAGATGGCAGCGGCCGCCAGTGACGCCCAGCTCAAGCAAGGCTTCGAGCGGCACCTGGATCAGACGAAGGTGCATGTGCAGCGCCTTGAGGGGCTGTTCAAATCCCTGAACAAGGACCCGGGTGGGCACACCTGCAAGGCGATGCAGGGCCTGATCGCGGAGGGCGAGGAGATGATCAAGGAGAACGCTGCGCCTGACGTGAAAGACGCCGGGTTGATCGCGGCGGCGCAGCGGGTGGAGCACTACGAAATCGCGGGGTACGGCACGGTGGTGCGGTACGCGGAGGTGCTGGGCTTGCCAGATCACATGATGCAGTTGCGCATGACAGAGCAGGAGGAGAAGGACACGGACCTGACGTTGACGTCCGCGGCGAACACGATCAACTTGAAAGCCGCGCGCGCCTGA
- a CDS encoding type II secretion system protein produces the protein MNNSTQGFTLIELLIVIAIIGILAAVLVPNLLSARARAKDQAAIACGKSIQTAQAMLDTDGLPVIAAATKAATATTITTTVPTGGTDWDSRVLGPCNAVGLVVNAGTAPVSGESSYTFDVSVATTHGGTGVAYHVTNSTIKK, from the coding sequence ATGAACAACAGCACCCAAGGCTTCACCCTGATTGAGTTGCTGATCGTCATTGCCATTATTGGCATTCTCGCGGCCGTGCTGGTGCCGAACCTGCTCAGTGCCCGCGCGCGGGCCAAGGACCAAGCCGCGATCGCGTGCGGCAAGTCCATCCAGACCGCGCAGGCCATGCTGGATACCGACGGACTCCCCGTCATCGCGGCGGCCACCAAGGCAGCCACCGCCACCACGATCACCACGACCGTCCCGACCGGCGGCACCGACTGGGATTCAAGGGTGCTCGGGCCATGCAATGCCGTGGGGCTCGTGGTGAACGCCGGAACTGCACCGGTCAGCGGTGAAAGCTCGTACACCTTTGACGTGTCCGTCGCCACCACGCATGGCGGTACCGGTGTGGCGTACCACGTCACGAACAGCACCATCAAGAAATAA
- a CDS encoding type II secretion system protein, with protein MKNNTQGFTLIELLIVIAIIGILAAVLIPNLLGARARAKDQGALSCGKAIQTAQALLETDGKPLITTATKAAADTSVTTTVPTGGTDWDSATITPCNATGVVIGAMTGAPTGAGAYGFDVSVDTANGGTGTAYHVTNSSLKK; from the coding sequence ATGAAAAACAACACTCAAGGTTTCACGCTGATCGAGTTGCTGATTGTGATCGCCATCATTGGGATTCTGGCCGCTGTCCTGATCCCCAACCTGCTGGGCGCCCGCGCCCGTGCGAAAGATCAGGGCGCTCTGTCTTGCGGTAAGGCCATTCAGACCGCTCAAGCGCTGCTTGAAACGGATGGCAAACCCCTTATCACCACCGCTACCAAGGCCGCTGCTGACACCTCAGTTACGACCACCGTTCCTACTGGCGGGACTGATTGGGATTCCGCTACCATCACGCCCTGTAACGCAACGGGCGTCGTGATTGGTGCTATGACCGGCGCTCCTACCGGGGCGGGCGCTTATGGCTTTGACGTGAGCGTAGATACCGCCAACGGTGGTACGGGCACCGCCTACCACGTCACCAACAGCAGCCTCAAGAAGTAA
- a CDS encoding type II secretion system protein, with protein MKNSTQGFTLIELLIVIAIIGILAAVLIPNLLGARARAKDQAALSCGKAIQTAQALRETDGKAVITAATKAVDATSPTVTAPNGETWDATTISACGTGVVIAAMTGAPTGDGAYGFDVSVPTASGGTGTAYHVTNSSLKK; from the coding sequence ATGAAGAACAGCACCCAAGGCTTCACCCTGATTGAGTTGCTCATCGTCATCGCCATTATCGGGATCCTCGCGGCCGTTCTGATCCCCAACCTGCTCGGCGCCCGCGCCCGCGCCAAGGACCAGGCGGCCCTGTCCTGCGGTAAGGCCATCCAGACCGCCCAGGCACTGCGTGAAACCGACGGCAAAGCCGTCATCACCGCTGCCACCAAGGCTGTGGATGCTACTTCCCCCACCGTCACCGCACCCAACGGCGAGACCTGGGACGCCACCACCATCTCCGCCTGCGGTACTGGCGTCGTGATTGCTGCGATGACCGGCGCCCCCACCGGCGACGGCGCCTACGGCTTCGACGTGTCCGTCCCCACCGCCAGCGGCGGCACCGGCACTGCCTACCACGTCACCAACAGCAGCCTCAAGAAGTAA
- a CDS encoding glycoside hydrolase family 108 protein, which translates to MTTEFERAHQFTAKWEGGYVNHPSDPGGETNLGVTRKVWEAWAKERGLPVKPMKALTMQDVLPLYQARYWPAASGLPWPLNAVAYDIAVNHGPGNLRLMLAQVPDGVPVARASRLIDAREQFYRGIVQRTPSQDVFLKGWLRRVTAQREWLAEQVQAPPIPRIFLRDMRGENVQWDGKPTIYNGTRLSLYPDGALQLERTE; encoded by the coding sequence ATGACGACTGAATTTGAACGGGCACACCAGTTCACCGCGAAGTGGGAAGGCGGGTACGTGAACCACCCCAGCGACCCGGGCGGTGAGACGAACCTGGGCGTGACCCGCAAAGTCTGGGAGGCGTGGGCGAAAGAGCGCGGCCTGCCCGTGAAGCCCATGAAGGCGCTGACCATGCAGGACGTGCTGCCGCTGTATCAGGCGCGGTACTGGCCCGCCGCGTCCGGCCTGCCCTGGCCGCTGAACGCCGTGGCGTACGACATCGCCGTGAATCACGGGCCGGGCAACCTGCGCCTGATGCTGGCGCAGGTGCCGGACGGGGTGCCCGTGGCCCGCGCGTCCCGCCTGATCGATGCGCGCGAGCAGTTCTACCGCGGCATCGTGCAGCGCACCCCGTCCCAGGACGTCTTCCTGAAGGGCTGGCTGCGGCGCGTCACGGCGCAGCGGGAATGGCTGGCCGAGCAGGTGCAGGCACCGCCCATCCCGCGCATCTTCCTGCGGGACATGCGGGGCGAGAACGTGCAGTGGGACGGGAAGCCCACCATCTACAACGGCACGCGCCTGAGCCTGTACCCGGACGGTGCGCTGCAACTGGAACGGACCGAGTAA
- a CDS encoding galactose-binding domain-containing protein: MRYTKPITELAVNSLNERQLEAHHLDDNFAAQDDAIATITRALFSAGGVAVPGSVTLTGTNLRVQGRVGITLDATAVVRIADETLALATLAAGKGLVIIVPTPTTINRSYTDVVTGETLTDTMNVSLGRLAVLGASEAGVTLDGSGYPVCPANAVPVAQVTRTSSSVTLDTVLAPVPTVNTVAGPAGAPGTPGTNGTNGVSVTGATINGSNHLILTLSDNSTIDAGAVGSTTGNSSGGVIRGNWAANTAYNANDVVLQGGVVYYAKTTFTSGNSFSAANWNAWPDLTGTSGLTIREQDGSPSAVFTTLELPNGTVTDQGGGVARYTPTVSTVSGVNRGAWTASTNYAANDIVSYNGAMYYAKAAFTSGSSFSAANWTAWPDQVGSGGSTLRATVNASPPANPSVGDLWKIPGSYLCTCVSVSPTKWEDATGVDRTPAPTTSYRYYRLNVTANNGADRQGTAELILRTTSGGANIALNKPVLTNGDTSYDAYLTDGITNGGSSFNGTFSTSLPNTLRVDLGTAQIVAEYVVYSYGFNAGADIRSFKDWTFEGSNDGSSWTVLHTVTDQTGWTFGQARTFTL, encoded by the coding sequence ATGCGTTACACGAAACCCATTACCGAGCTCGCCGTGAACAGCCTCAATGAACGCCAACTGGAGGCACACCACCTCGACGACAACTTCGCGGCCCAGGATGACGCCATCGCCACGATCACGCGGGCCCTGTTTAGTGCCGGTGGCGTGGCCGTGCCCGGGAGCGTGACCCTGACTGGCACGAACCTGCGCGTGCAGGGCCGCGTGGGCATCACGCTGGACGCCACCGCCGTGGTCCGGATCGCGGACGAGACCCTGGCCCTGGCGACCCTGGCCGCCGGGAAGGGGCTTGTGATCATCGTGCCCACCCCGACCACCATCAACCGCAGCTACACCGACGTCGTGACGGGTGAGACCCTGACCGACACCATGAACGTCAGCCTGGGCCGCCTCGCCGTGCTGGGCGCGAGTGAGGCGGGCGTGACCCTGGACGGGAGCGGGTACCCCGTCTGCCCGGCGAACGCGGTGCCCGTGGCGCAGGTCACGCGGACCAGTAGCAGCGTCACGCTGGATACGGTACTGGCGCCCGTCCCCACGGTGAACACGGTGGCGGGTCCGGCAGGGGCTCCGGGCACCCCAGGGACCAATGGCACCAACGGCGTGAGTGTCACCGGCGCGACCATCAACGGCAGCAACCACCTCATCCTGACCCTGAGCGACAACAGCACCATCGACGCGGGCGCTGTGGGCAGCACGACGGGCAACAGCTCGGGTGGCGTGATCCGGGGCAACTGGGCGGCCAACACGGCCTACAACGCCAATGACGTGGTCCTGCAGGGTGGAGTGGTGTACTACGCGAAGACCACCTTCACGTCGGGCAATTCGTTTAGCGCGGCCAACTGGAACGCGTGGCCTGACCTGACGGGGACAAGCGGCCTGACGATTCGTGAGCAGGACGGCAGCCCCAGCGCCGTGTTCACCACCCTCGAACTGCCCAACGGCACGGTGACCGATCAGGGTGGCGGGGTGGCACGCTACACCCCCACGGTCAGCACCGTGAGCGGCGTGAACCGTGGGGCGTGGACGGCCAGCACCAACTACGCGGCGAATGACATCGTGTCCTATAACGGCGCGATGTACTACGCGAAGGCCGCGTTCACGAGCGGGAGTTCGTTCAGTGCAGCGAACTGGACGGCGTGGCCGGATCAGGTGGGCAGCGGGGGCAGCACGCTCCGTGCCACCGTGAATGCCTCGCCCCCAGCGAATCCCTCTGTGGGGGACCTCTGGAAAATCCCTGGGAGCTACCTGTGTACCTGCGTGAGCGTCAGCCCCACGAAATGGGAGGACGCGACCGGCGTGGACCGCACGCCCGCCCCCACCACGTCCTACCGGTACTACCGCCTGAACGTCACGGCGAACAACGGTGCAGACCGGCAGGGTACAGCCGAGCTGATCCTGCGGACCACATCGGGCGGAGCGAACATCGCACTGAACAAACCCGTGCTGACGAACGGGGACACCAGTTACGACGCGTACCTCACGGACGGCATCACGAACGGTGGCAGCAGCTTCAACGGGACATTCTCCACCTCGTTGCCGAACACGCTCCGCGTGGACCTCGGCACGGCGCAGATCGTCGCGGAGTACGTGGTGTATAGCTACGGGTTTAACGCCGGTGCGGACATCCGCAGCTTCAAGGACTGGACGTTTGAGGGCAGCAACGACGGCAGCAGCTGGACGGTGCTGCACACGGTTACCGACCAGACCGGCTGGACGTTCGGGCAGGCCAGGACGTTCACGCTCTAA